One Dioscorea cayenensis subsp. rotundata cultivar TDr96_F1 chromosome 17, TDr96_F1_v2_PseudoChromosome.rev07_lg8_w22 25.fasta, whole genome shotgun sequence DNA window includes the following coding sequences:
- the LOC120280620 gene encoding LOW QUALITY PROTEIN: heat shock factor protein HSF30-like (The sequence of the model RefSeq protein was modified relative to this genomic sequence to represent the inferred CDS: inserted 2 bases in 1 codon; substituted 1 base at 1 genomic stop codon): protein MENVPVMVKDEDEEEEEEEEEVVVVGVPRPMYGLHDASPPPFLTKTFEMVEDPETDAVVSWSRARNSFIVWDSHMFATTLLPRYFKHNNFSSFIRQLNTYGFRKVDPDRWEFANEEFLGGQKHLLKNIKRRRNASQNSQQQQGSGPCVELGQFGLETEVDRLRRDRNVLMLEVLKLRQQQNNSRTQLMAMEERLQGTERKQQQTMTFLARSLNNPRFIQQLVIRSEQSRQLASPGKKRRLPAGEMVAETETEIETLLSTXWIIIEXVAAQSSDQKNNIGMEYGNQNLSSVSDAIWEELLNDRMLMWDEEGQGDHSEIEVEVDELASKPSDWGEDVQDLVEQMEYLVAKP, encoded by the exons ATGGAGAATGTGCCGGTGATGGTGAAGGacgaggacgaggaggaggaggaggaggaggaggaggtggtggtcgTAGGTGTGCCTCGGCCGATGTATGGCTTGCATGATGCCAGCCCGCCACCGTTCTTGACGAAAACTTTTGAGATGGTGGAGGATCCGGAGACGGATGCTGTGGTGTCGTGGAGCCGAGCGAGGAATAGCTTCATCGTCTGGGATTCGCACATGTTCGCCACTACGTTGCTTCCGAGGTACTTCAAGCATAACAACTTCTCCAGCTTCATTCGCCAGCTCAATACTTAT GGATTCCGAAAGGTTGATCCTGACCGATGGGAGTTTGCGAATGAGGAATTCTTGGGTGGACAGAAGCATCTACTGAAGAACATAAAGCGACGACGCAATGCCAGTCAGAACTCACAGCAGCAGCAGGGGTCAGGTCCTTGTGTTGAACTAGGCCAGTTTGGGCTTGAGACAGAGGTGGATAGACTGCGAAGAGACCGAAATGTGCTGATGCTTGAAGTCTTGAAGCTCAGACAACAGCAAAACAATTCAAGAACACAACTCATGGCAATGGAAGAGCGACTACAAGGCACAGAAAGGAAGCAACAGCAAACAATGACATTCTTAGCAAGATCGCTCAACAACCCAAGGTTCATTCAACAATTAGTAATCCGTAGTGAGCAGAGTAGGCAATTAGCAAGTCCGGGGAAGAAACGGCGACTGCCTGCAGGAGAAATGGTGGCAGAGACAGAGACAGAGATTGAGACATTGCTTTCGAC ATGGATCATCATCGAGTGAGTAGCAGCTCAAAGTAGTGATCAGAAGAATAACATTGGAATGGAATACGGCAATCAGAACCTCAGTTCAGTGAGTGATGCAATATGGGAGGAGTTACTGAATGACCGGATGTTAATGTGGGATGAAGAAGGACAAGGAGATCATTCAGAGATCGAAGTTGAAGTGGACGAGCTGGCATCGAAACCCTCAGACTGGGGTGAGGATGTGCAGGACTTGGTTGAACAAATGGAATATCTGGTTGCAAAACCTTAG
- the LOC120280643 gene encoding glutaredoxin-C7-like: protein MRAMQGLRVRPLTIDGGESPEKRIERQIRENPVVIFSRRACCMCHVAKRLLTNVGVHPTVIELDDSEAVAVVPSATTGSPAVFIGGVLVGGLEGLVALHLGGRLVPRLREVGALSG, encoded by the coding sequence ATGCGAGCGATGCAGGGTTTGAGAGTGAGGCCGTTGACGATCGACGGCGGAGAATCGCCGGAGAAGAGGATCGAACGGCAGATCCGAGAGAACCCGGTGGTCATCTTCAGTAGACGAGCTTGCTGCATGTGCCACGTGGCGAAGCGGTTGCTGACAAACGTCGGCGTTCATCCGACGGTGATCGAGCTTGATGACTCCGAGGCCGTCGCCGTCGTGCCGTCTGCCACTACTGGATCTCCGGCGGTTTTCATCGGAGGAGTCCTCGTCGGCGGGCTAGAGGGCCTCGTCGCACTCCATCTCGGTGGCCGTCTCGTTCCCCGGCTTCGAGAAGTCGGAGCTCTTTCGGGGTAG
- the LOC120280797 gene encoding BTB/POZ domain and ankyrin repeat-containing protein NPR1 yields MESPPGNLTALSDSDNGSSVCYPVGDLSTGADAEAEALRRLSNNLASLFDSADLAPFADAFLVVENDADDPPKEFGVHRCLLSARSPFFRDVFSKKDESLVRIEVRELVPGFRIGYESLGAVLVYLYSGKVGVLPKGVCVCVDPECSHVGCRPVVDFMVEALFASFVFQVSELVNLFQRHLFDVLDKVAADDMLVVLSAVNSCDKLCDKLLAKCIEIIVKSDLDVVTLEKALPAELVKQITDSRISLGLFKPESLDYPNKHVKRIHRALDSDDIELVQMLLKEGHATLDDAYALHYAVAHCDFKITKELLEIGLANINHKDIRGYTVLHIAAMRKEPQILVSLLTKGAQPSDLTSDGRTALQISQRLTRFMDYTRVTEKGKASHKGRLCVEILELAERREPLLGEASVSLAMASDDLRIKLLYLENRVALARMLFPREAKVAMEIAQVDGTLEFTLGSSADFRVGNQRTAVDLNDTPFEIKEEHLARMQALTKTVALGKRFFPRCSEVLNKIMDDEVSELYISHDTTEERKRRYVELQDILKKAFSEDKEEFDKSGMSSSSSSSMGIRTKIARR; encoded by the exons ATGGAGTCACCGCCCGGTAATCTCACCGCCCTCTCCGACTCCGATAACGGCAGCAGCGTCTGCTACCCCGTCGGAGACCTCTCCACCGGCGCCGACGCTGAAGCGGAGGCTCTTCGGCGTCTGTCCAATAACCTCGCTTCCCTCTTTGACTCCGCTGACCTTGCTCCCTTCGCGGACGCCTTCCTCGTCGTTGAGAACGACGCCGATGATCCCCCGAAAGAGTTCGGCGTGCATCGTTGTCTTCTCTCCGCTCGTAGCCCCTTCTTCCGTGATGTTTTTTCGAAGAAAGATGAGAGCTTGGTGAGGATCGAGGTGCGCGAGCTTGTTCCAGGGTTTCGGATTGGGTATGAGTCTTTGGGGGCTGTTCTAGTGTATTTGTACAGTGGGAAGGTGGGGGTGTTGCCCAAAGGGGTTTGTGTTTGTGTGGATCCTGAGTGCTCTCATGTTGGTTGCCGTCCGGTGGTGGATTTCATGGTGGAAGCTCTCTTTGCTTCCTTTGTCTTCCAAGTCTCAGAGCTTGTTAATCTCTTTCAG AGGCATCTATTTGATGTTCTTGACAAGGTTGCGGCCGATGACATGCTTGTGGTTCTTTCGGCTGTGAATTCGTGTGATAAGCTTTGCGACAAATTGCTGGCCAAGTGCATTGAGATCATAGTCAAGTCAGATCTCGATGTTGTAACCCTGGAGAAGGCATTGCCTGCAGAGCTTGTCAAGCAAATTACGGATTCACGGATTAGTCTTGGGCTGTTTAAACCTGAAAGCTTGGATTATCCCAATAAGCATGTCAAGAGAATACATAGAGCTCTTGATTCTGACGATATAGAGTTAGTACAAATGCTTTTGAAGGAGGGTCACGCTACGCTAGATGATGCTTATGCGCTACATTATGCTGTTGCACATTGTGATTTCAAGATAACAAAAGAACTCCTGGAAATCGGGCTGGCTAATATTAACCACAAGGATATTAGGGGTTACACCGTGCTTCACATCGCAGCAATGCGGAAAGAACCTCAGATCCTTGTTTCTCTTTTAACGAAAGGAGCTCAACCGTCTGATCTTACATCAGATGGAAGGACAGCACTTCAAATCTCCCAAAGACTCACAAGGTTTATGGATTATACGAGGGTGACCGAAAAAGGAAAGGCTTCTCACAAAGGCCGGTTATGTGTTGAGATTTTAGAGCTAGCAGAAAGAAGAGAGCCACTATTAGGAGAAGCTTCAGTTTCTCTTGCAATGGCCAGTGACGATCTgcgaataaaattattataccTTGAAAACCGGG TGGCTTTAGCGAGGATGTTGTTCCCCAGGGAAGCGAAGGTCGCCATGGAAATTGCTCAAGTAGATGGCACCTTGGAGTTCACCTTAGGTTCCTCTGCAGACTTTCGTGTCGGAAACCAGAGGACTGCAGTGGACTTAAATGATACACCTTTTGAGATAAAGGAAGAACATCTTGCTCGGATGCAAGCGCTCACCAAAACAG TGGCGCTTGGCAAGCGGTTTTTCCCACGATGCTCGGAGGTTCTCAACAAAATCATGGATGATGAAGTCTCCGAATTGTACATTAGCCATGACACGACCgaagagaggaagagaaggtATGTTGAGCTGCAAGACATACTTAAAAAGGCATTCTCTGAAGACAaagaggagtttgataagtctGGGATGTCttcctcatcatcctcatcaatgGGGATCAGGACCAAGATTGCCAGGAGATGa
- the LOC120281226 gene encoding nucleolin, whose amino-acid sequence MTSRDQGLGLYASDRTVSRCHLSLRNLGDDGSRVSFRVIGRNPVWVCARDDGDKALFRNSETGELRAGDCFSLSLKNPKFIFVRTREGGEEVEERKRVLDAVKRRERRTRERKERGRVEVSAVIDELESELGLLDVSLIDAVKEFGFLVKGREFDGYPRQKIRPFKDWNFFLEEKRVGSDDDDDEAEEEGEGAVGEGVSKGEKDGRTKKRKGKKKENEDDNWTGESEDEKETVAKLRSGKRQRYSTRSKDRKISQGNELDTRPKSNKVHIAEKDDDEDETLGGFIADDEEEVVVTEDEEEEEFDDNEDD is encoded by the exons ATGACGTCACGGGACCAG ggtttggggttgTATGCCTCCGATCGCACAGTCTCCCGCTGTCACCTCTCCCTCCGAAACCTCGGTGATGACGGATCTAGGGTTTCATTCCGTGTAATTGGTAGGAACCCTGTCTGGGTTTGTGCCAGAGATGATGGGGATAAAGCCCTATTTCGAAATTCGGAGACGGGGGAGCTGAGAGCCGGGGATTGCTTCTCTTTATCTCTCAAAAATCCGAAGTTTATCTTTGTTAGGACGAGGGAAGGAGGGGAGGAGGTAGAGGAACGGAAGAGGGTTTTGGATGCGGTGAAGAGGAGGGAGAGGAGGACGAGAGAGAGGAAGGAGAGGGGGAGGGTTGAAGTCTCTGCAGTCATTGATGAGTTAGAATCGGAGCTTGGGTTGTTGGATGTCTCGCTCATCGATGCTGTCAAAG AGTTCGGGTTCTTGGTGAAGGGGCGTGAATTTGATGGTTATCCGAGACAAAAGATTCGACCTTTCAAAGATTGGAACTTTTTTCTCGAGGAAAAAAGGGTTGGTagtgacgatgatgatgatgaggcgGAGGAGGAGGGAGAGGGAGCAGTTGGTGAAGGAGTTTCGAAAGGGGAGAAGGATGGGAGGACAAAGAAGAGGAAAggcaagaagaaagaaaatgaagatgataATTGGACTGGGGAGAGTGAGGATGAGAAGGAAACGGTGGCCAAATTGAGGAGTGGAAAGCGACAGAGGTATTCTACTAGGTCGAAAGACCGAAAGATATCACAAGGAAATGAGTTAGATACTAGGCCAAAGTCTAATAAAGTTCATATAGCTGAgaaggatgatgatgaagatgagactTTGGGAGGTTTCATTgcagatgatgaagaagaagtagtTGTCACAgaggatgaggaggaagaagagTTTGATGACAATGAAGATGATTGA